GGAAAACGATTGATTGCGAAATTGATCTACGTCCCGGTGGAATTTTTCGTACCATCATGCAGTCACCCGAAGGAAAGGAGATGGTCAACATCGGATGTTACCTCGATTTGATTAAAAACAGGAAACTGGTCTGGACGGATGCACTTCTTCCGGGCTATCGCCCGTCTCCGAACGCCTTCTTCACGGCAGTCGTTCTTCTGGAGCCGCATCATAAGGGGACGAAATATACGGCTACCGTAATTCATAAAGACGAAGAGGGTCGCAAGAAACACGAAGAAATGGGGTTCCACGAAGGATGGGGAAAAGCTCTTGATCAACTCTTAGCGCTTGTTAAAAAGAAAAAAACTTAATCGTTATCATGTCGTGTGCCCGGAGCAGGAGCGGCTTATAACACAAAACGCGACTTAACCCCTACTGTCATACCAGGATCAAAAATGTTTAAATTCACACTGGGAACTACATTCTTTCTGTCCATTCTCTTTTATTCGCTGTTTCAGTCCCGGGCAGACGATCAGAATGTGGCAGCATCATCGGCATTTAACGATATTGGAATTTCGCGAAGCCAGAAAGGCGATCTGGATAAAGCGATTAACAGTTTTACGAGAGCCATCAGCCTCAACCCCAGAAACGCAGAGGCTTATAATAACCGGGGAATTGCTCTCATGAAAAAGAAAGATTTCAATGGCGCCGTCTCGGACTTTAGCCGGGCCATTGAAATCGATCCTAAAATTGACCAGTTCTTCTTCAATCGGGCCAATGCCCGAAAATGGAACAAGCAATTTGATCAGGCACTCTCGGATTACAATCAAGTCATTGCACTTAATCCAAAAAATGACCACGCTTTCAATAACCTGGGAAACACCAAAAGAATGAAGGGGGATCTCCCAGGCGCCCTGACCGCTTTCAACAGGGCAATCGAACTGAATCCCCGCAATATCGATGCTTTTTATAACCGGGCGCATATTCGTAAGGAATTGGGAGATCTCCCGGGATCCAAAGCTGATATTGAAAAAGTCCGGGAACTTAAAGAGACATTCAATTTCAAAGACCGGACCCGTGTCAATCTCGACAAATAAACTGTCAATTATTTTCAGGAGGAAGCGTCAGTGCCGGTTTCATAAATTGAGAAGAATTTCCTTTTCGATAGTAAAAAAGAGCCCCTAACAAGACCAAAATGCCTGAAAGAAACATGGTCAAAGATGCTCCAATCTTTTCGGCAAAAAAACCTGCCATCAGGCTCCCGAAGGGGGCGATCCCCAATAAAACAAATCCATAGAAACTCATCAGTCTGCCCCGGAGCTTGTCCGGAACGACCGATTGCAACAACGTGTTCGTTAAAGTCAACTGTGACATCAAACAATATCCCAGAATAATTAGAATTAAAAATGAAAACAGAATCATATCTGAAAAGGAAAATACAATAAAAGAAAACCCTGTCCCCATCGACACGAAGAAAATAGTTCTTTCAAAATCCTTTGAACCGGTGCGAGCAAGCGTTAATGTTCCCAACAAAGCCCCGAATCCGGCGCCTCCCATAAGAAATCCAAATGTTCCGGCGCCTCCATGCAAAATGGTTTTAGAGAAGATTGGCATCAGGACTGAATAAGGCAGAGCAACCAGACTCAGAAGTGAAAGAAAGAGAAGCGTCCTTCGTACCTGGCTGGTTTGAATGCCATAGACAATGCCCTCTTTCAGATAATTGAATATCGAAAGGCTCATTTTTTCGGGCGTGTAGGAAGAGACTCTCATTCGCAGGAGTCCACCGATGACGGCCAGGAAACTCAGGCCGTTAATAAAGAAACAGGTTCCCTCTCCTGTCAAACCGACCAGTAGTCCGGCAATAACCGGTCCCATCAACCGCGCTCCGTTCACGGCAGATGAATTCAGAGCGATCGCATTGGCCAGATCCTCTTTTCCCACCATTTCAATAAAAAAGGACTGCCTTGCCGGCAGATCAAACGCACTGACAGTTCCGAGAAAAAAAGCCAAAATGAAAATCTCCCAGACTTGAATCCTGCCGCTGATCACAAGTCCCGCCAGGAGAAACGCCTGAATCATCGCCAGAGACTGGGTGATCAGGATAATCCTGTGGCGATTAAAATGGTCGGCCACGACACCCCCGAATAGGCCAAATAAGAAAACGGGAATTTGCCCCATAAATCCGGTTAAACCAAGTAAAAGCGGTGAGCCGGTTAACTGATAAACCAACCAGCTTTGGGCAATATTTTGAACCCAGGTTCCGGTCAGCGAGACGACCTGACCCAGAAAGAATAGGCGGAAATTTCGGTGGCGCAGAGATTTAAACGTCGAGACAAATAATTCTTTCATCAGTCAGGCGGGCTCAATGACACACCGAAAGGGAAATCCTTCCTTACGGGCAGCATCATGGACCTGCATTTGTCGTAATTCCGCCATTTCTCGCGGTAGGGTTGCGACATGACTGGAACCCGACCGATGCACTTCCATTGTGAGTACAACGGCAGTGGGGTGATCTTTTTGAAATACCGAGATCAAGATTCGAATGACAAAATCAAAAGTCGTTACGTGATCGTCTAATAAGATGACTTTATAAGGTCGAACCGGTTCGATCTTGCGATCCGCCGAAGTCATTTCCTCGGGCCGGGTGTCAGGCAATACGGGCATTTCCAACTTTCTCTCAATTTATTTCCGGGCTATCATATCACAATCGCCATCCCCATCCCAGCGGACGAAATGAAAATATCATCTTGACTTTGAAAGGATATTGCTTTACTGTCGTTAGTATTATCGTTCATTTTTAAATATTATTCCTATTTTTTGCCGATTCAGGAAATTTTGCTTCTTGATGATCGGCAGGTGAGGTCTTAATTGGAAGTTAAAGTTTATAATAATGAAGTGGCCCGGGCTTTGAAATATTTGTCAAAAAAAATGGTCAAAGAAGGGGTTATGAAAGAGATCAAAAAAAGAAAATTTTACGAAAAACCAAGTGTTAAAAAAAAGAGAAAACAAAAGGAAGCAATTAAAAAAAGATTAAAAGCTGAAAGAATGGATTTTCATGATTAGATGTGAATCTTATGAATCACTTGATTCGATTCTTTGTTTTACCTTCTTTATTTCTTCTTCTCTTTTCGATTCCCCTAGTCAAGGGAAGCTCGAAGCCTGTTCCCGACGTTAGAAATCTTAATTTGATCACGGTAGAAAAAGGAACACTCTCTTTTTCTCCTAAAGTGGTCCTGGTCCCTCCTGGCACAACGCTCACCTGGGTTAATCAGGACATTCAAGATCATTTCCTCATGTTTTCTTCCGCCGCATCAAATGAAAAAACGTTGGCGAATGAACCGCCCGTCAATCAGCCGCTACCTCCTGGCATTCGTTTTCAACATAAAATTTCCCACACCGGAATCTACCCTTTCTTTTGCGCAATTCATAACCAGATGTGGGGAATGGTAATGGTCGATGAGAACATGTCCGCCAAATGATGACTCTTTTTTTCTTCATTGAAATCTGATTCAAAAATTACAAGGAAGCTG
This window of the Nitrospirota bacterium genome carries:
- a CDS encoding SRPBCC family protein; this translates as MPLSKNKPDPKLDLVFNRFVDVSPELIWKAWTTPAQIKKWFTPAPWKTIDCEIDLRPGGIFRTIMQSPEGKEMVNIGCYLDLIKNRKLVWTDALLPGYRPSPNAFFTAVVLLEPHHKGTKYTATVIHKDEEGRKKHEEMGFHEGWGKALDQLLALVKKKKT
- a CDS encoding tetratricopeptide repeat protein, translated to MFKFTLGTTFFLSILFYSLFQSRADDQNVAASSAFNDIGISRSQKGDLDKAINSFTRAISLNPRNAEAYNNRGIALMKKKDFNGAVSDFSRAIEIDPKIDQFFFNRANARKWNKQFDQALSDYNQVIALNPKNDHAFNNLGNTKRMKGDLPGALTAFNRAIELNPRNIDAFYNRAHIRKELGDLPGSKADIEKVRELKETFNFKDRTRVNLDK
- a CDS encoding MFS transporter encodes the protein MKELFVSTFKSLRHRNFRLFFLGQVVSLTGTWVQNIAQSWLVYQLTGSPLLLGLTGFMGQIPVFLFGLFGGVVADHFNRHRIILITQSLAMIQAFLLAGLVISGRIQVWEIFILAFFLGTVSAFDLPARQSFFIEMVGKEDLANAIALNSSAVNGARLMGPVIAGLLVGLTGEGTCFFINGLSFLAVIGGLLRMRVSSYTPEKMSLSIFNYLKEGIVYGIQTSQVRRTLLFLSLLSLVALPYSVLMPIFSKTILHGGAGTFGFLMGGAGFGALLGTLTLARTGSKDFERTIFFVSMGTGFSFIVFSFSDMILFSFLILIILGYCLMSQLTLTNTLLQSVVPDKLRGRLMSFYGFVLLGIAPFGSLMAGFFAEKIGASLTMFLSGILVLLGALFYYRKGNSSQFMKPALTLPPENN
- a CDS encoding ATP-dependent Clp protease adaptor ClpS, whose protein sequence is MTSADRKIEPVRPYKVILLDDHVTTFDFVIRILISVFQKDHPTAVVLTMEVHRSGSSHVATLPREMAELRQMQVHDAARKEGFPFRCVIEPA
- the rpsU gene encoding 30S ribosomal protein S21; amino-acid sequence: MEVKVYNNEVARALKYLSKKMVKEGVMKEIKKRKFYEKPSVKKKRKQKEAIKKRLKAERMDFHD